The Apium graveolens cultivar Ventura chromosome 11, ASM990537v1, whole genome shotgun sequence genome has a window encoding:
- the LOC141697475 gene encoding ultraviolet-B receptor UVR8 isoform X1 — MEGVGVQENVGHKVVMISAGASHSVALLAGNVVCSWGRGEDGQLGHGDAEDRVSPTQVTALDGQDIVSVSCGADHSTAYSESSKQVYSWGWGDFGRLGHGNSTDVFIPQPIKALHGMPIKQIACGDSHCLAVSMEGEVHSWGRNQNGQLGLGTMEDSLVPQKVQAFQGIAVKMVAAGAEHTGAITEDGELYGWGWGRYGNLGLGDRNDRLVPEKVATVDDDKMVLIACGWRHTISVSSSGGLYTYGWSKYGQLGHGDFEDHLIPHKLDALRTEVISQISGGWRHTMAVTSTGKLYGWGWNKFGQVGCGDNLDHCSPMPVNFPHEQKVVQISCGWRHTLAVTDKQNIFSWGRGTNGQLGHRESIDRNTPKIIEALSVDGSNGQLIESSNIDPSIAGKISVSPSDRYAVVPDENKAHGQTIPSATGITTDASVPEGDGKRIRL; from the exons ATGGAAGGGGTTGGTGTTCAAGAAAATGTTGGTCATAAAGTTGTTATGATTTCTGCTGGTGCTAGTCACTCTGTTGCTCTCCTTg CTGGAAATGTTGTGTGCTCATGGGGCCGAGGGGAGGATGGACAACTGGGCCACGGGGATGCTGAAGATCGAGTTTCTCCTACTCAAGTGACTGCTTTAGATGGTCAGGATATAGTATCTGTGAGCTGTGGAGCTGATCACTCGACTGCTTATTCTGAGTCTAGTAAGCAAGTGTACAGTTGGGGATG GGGTGATTTTGGGAGACTTGGGCATGGGAACTCTACTGATGTATTTATTCCTCAGCCAATAAAAGCATTACATGGTATGCCTATAAAGCAGATTGCTTGTGGGGATAGCCATTGTTTGGCAGTGTCCATGGAAGGCGAGGTGCATAG CTGGGGACGAAATCAAAATGGTCAGCTAGGTCTAGGCACCATGGAGGATTCTCTTGTGCCCCAAAAAGTTCAAGCTTTCCAG GGAATAGCTGTCAAAATGGTTGCTGCTGGTGCTGAACATACAGGTGCTATTACAGAAGATGGTGAACTTTATGGTTGGGGATGGGGACGATATGGGAATTTGGGATTAGGTGACCGGAATGATCGCTTAGTACCTGAAAAAGTTGCAACAGTCGAT GATGATAAGATGGTTCTCATTGCATGTGGATGGCGGCATACAATATCCGTGTCCTCCTCTGGTGGTTTATACACTTATGGATGGAGCAAATATGGTCAACTAGGGCATGGGGATTTTGAAGACCACCTCATCCCTCATAAGCTTGATGCCTTGCGCACAGAAGTTATTTCCCAG ATATCAGGCGGTTGGAGACACACCATGGCAGTGACATCAACTGGAAAACTCTATGGCTGGGGATGGAATAAG TTCGGACAAGTTGGATGTGGTGACAATCTGGATCATTGCTCTCCGATGCCTGTTAATTTTCCACATGAGCAG AAAGTAGTTCAGATCTCATGTGGGTGGAGGCACACGCTTGCTGTCACTGATAAACAAAACATATTTTCGTGGGGAAGAGGTACTAATGGACAGCTGGGACACAGGGAATCAATAGACAG AAACACTCCAAAAATCATAGAGGCTTTAAGTGTGGATGGGTCGAACGGGCAACTGATAGAGTCCTCAAACATTGATCCATCAATAG CAGGGAAAATTTCAGTCTCGCCATCTGATAGATATGCAGTTGTTCCAGATGAGAACAAG GCACATGGACAAACAATTCCTTCAGCAACGGGTATTACAACTGATGCAAGCGTCCCAGAAGGTGATGGGAAAAGGATCCGTTTATGA
- the LOC141697082 gene encoding lipase-like PAD4, producing the protein MEHEASSFEISEMLANFVASTPLLEQTWKLCQRAKSTPDGLVTDCVGDAIHIAFSGGGSMPGLDTVCGNLVPLIDKMNRNREMFSAFERQEDEAVMVHSGFLHQFMCMYNNSTFQKQMLDILKERKSLVLTGHSFGGAIASLTALWLLSYLHSISASISVLCITFGSPMLGNKSLSRAILQERWAGNFIHVIGKHDIVPRLLFAPLDQVTTHLHCLLQFWNSSMKLEELSCSEQTLFGTQNSQLLKFVLVHNNAVAENLEKGDAELKSAFSPFGNYMFCSDEGAICMDNDIAVTKLLHVLFSTATVSSVHEDHMNYTGYVENISSQFLKRRSYSELGEVPDQSNYDAGLAMALQSSGISISHEPVYAVAKDCLKMAKRMGRTPNLNSANLAIGLSKINPLRAQIEWYKASCDASDEQMGYYDSFKRRGASKCGFKVNMNRIKLARFWKAVIEMLENNQLPHNFHKSAKWVNASQFYKLLVEPLDIAEYYGKGMHRTKGHYIKHGRERRYEIFDRWWEDRKVPHEEKNIKRSKFASLTQDTCFWAKVEEAREWLDDLRLAENDPMQSALLWQNVEKFEKYANGMVERKEVSIDVLAKNSSYSLWVEELKAVKLQLLRFPPQYPGFLVEETVQ; encoded by the exons ATGGAACATGAAGCTTCTTC TTTCGAAATCAGTGAAATGCTGGCGAATTTTGTGGCCTCGACGCCACTGCTGGAACAAACCTGGAAACTCTGCCAACGAGCCAAATCAACGCCTGATGGTTTGGTTACGGATTGTGTCGGAGATGCAATCCATATTGCGTTCTCCGGTGGTGGTAGCATGCCTGGTTTGGACACGGTTTGCGGAAATTTGGTTCCGTTGATCGATAAGATGAATAGAAACAGAGAAATGTTTTCTGCATTTGAGAGACAAGAAGATGAAGCTGTTATGGTTCATTCAGGGTTTTTGCATCAGTTTATGTGCATGTATAACAACTCCACCTTCCAAAAACAG ATGCTAGATATATTGAAGGAAAGGAAATCATTAGTACTTACAGGCCACTCCTTTGGAGGTGCAATTGCATCTCTTACAGCTCTTTGGCTCCTCTCTTATCTTCACTCCATATCTGCATCCATTTCTGTGCTTTGCATCACATTTGGGTCACCAATGCTCGGAAACAAATCTCTCTCTCGGGCCATCCTCCAAGAACGGTGGGCTGGGAACTTCATTCATGTGATAGGAAAGCATGACATTGTTCCTCGACTCCTGTTTGCTCCATTAGATCAAGTGACTACTCACCTTCATTGCCTCCTGCAGTTCTGGAATTCCTCCATGAAGCTTGAGGAGTTGTCCTGCAGTGAACAGACTTTATTTGGAACTCAGAATTCACAACTACTAAAGTTTGTACTAGTTCATAATAATGCAGTagcagaaaatttggaaaaaggGGATGCAGAACTGAAATCAGCATTTTCACCATTTGGGAACTATATGTTTTGTAGCGATGAAGGAGCCATATGCATGGACAATGATATAGCTGTCACCAAGTTGCTACATGTGTTGTTTTCGACAGCTACAGTAAGTTCTGTTCATGAGGATCATATGAACTATACTGGTTATGTTGAGAACATTTCATCCCAATTCCTGAAAAGGAGAAGCTATTCGGAACTTGGTGAAGTACCTGATCAATCAAACTACGATGCTGGGCTTGCTATGGCCTTGCAGTCCTCAGGAATAAGCATTAGTCAT GAACCTGTCTATGCAGTAGCAAAAGACTGCCTAAAGATGGCAAAGAGAATGGGCAGAACTCCAAACCTCAACAGTGCTAATCTAGCTATTGGTTTATCTAAAATTAATCCACTACGAGCTCAAATAGAGTGGTACAAAGCATCCTGTGATGCTTCTGATGAACAAATGGGCTATTATGATTCATTTAAGCGGAGAGGTGCCTCAAAGTGTGGCTTCAAGGTCAACATGAACCGCATAAAGCTTGCCCGGTTTTGGAAGGCAGTAATTGAAATGTTAGAAAATAATCAATTACCCCATAATTTCCACAAGAGCGCAAAATGGGTTAATGCGTCTCAGTTCTATAAACTCCTTGTCGAGCCATTAGACATTGCAGAATATTATGGAAAAGGAATGCACCGGACGAAGGGGCATTATATAAAGCATGGTAGAGAGAGAAGATACGAGATCTTTGATAGGTGGTGGGAAGATAGAAAGGTACCTCATGAAGAAAAAAATATCAAGAGAAGCAAATTTGCAAGCCTTACACAAGATACATGCTTTTGGGCCAaggtagaggaagcaagagaGTGGCTTGATGATCTTAGACTTGCTGAGAATGATCCCATGCAAAGCGCTCTCCTCTGGCAGAATGTTGAGAAATTTGAAAAGTATGCAAATGGAATGGTGGAGAGAAAAGAGGTGTCAATAGATGTTTTGGCAAAAAATTCAAGCTACAGTTTGTGGGTTGAGGAACTCAAGGCAGTAAAATTACAGTTGCTAAGATTTCCTCCTCAGTATCCTGGTTTCCTAGTTGAGGAAACTGTTCAATAA
- the LOC141697475 gene encoding ultraviolet-B receptor UVR8 isoform X2, giving the protein MEGVGVQENVGHKVVMISAGASHSVALLAGNVVCSWGRGEDGQLGHGDAEDRVSPTQVTALDGQDIVSVSCGADHSTAYSESSKQVYSWGWGDFGRLGHGNSTDVFIPQPIKALHGMPIKQIACGDSHCLAVSMEGEVHSWGRNQNGQLGLGTMEDSLVPQKVQAFQGIAVKMVAAGAEHTGAITEDGELYGWGWGRYGNLGLGDRNDRLVPEKVATVDDDKMVLIACGWRHTISVSSSGGLYTYGWSKYGQLGHGDFEDHLIPHKLDALRTEVISQISGGWRHTMAVTSTGKLYGWGWNKFGQVGCGDNLDHCSPMPVNFPHEQKVVQISCGWRHTLAVTDKQNIFSWGRGTNGQLGHRESIDRNTPKIIEALSVDGSNGQLIESSNIDPSIGKISVSPSDRYAVVPDENKAHGQTIPSATGITTDASVPEGDGKRIRL; this is encoded by the exons ATGGAAGGGGTTGGTGTTCAAGAAAATGTTGGTCATAAAGTTGTTATGATTTCTGCTGGTGCTAGTCACTCTGTTGCTCTCCTTg CTGGAAATGTTGTGTGCTCATGGGGCCGAGGGGAGGATGGACAACTGGGCCACGGGGATGCTGAAGATCGAGTTTCTCCTACTCAAGTGACTGCTTTAGATGGTCAGGATATAGTATCTGTGAGCTGTGGAGCTGATCACTCGACTGCTTATTCTGAGTCTAGTAAGCAAGTGTACAGTTGGGGATG GGGTGATTTTGGGAGACTTGGGCATGGGAACTCTACTGATGTATTTATTCCTCAGCCAATAAAAGCATTACATGGTATGCCTATAAAGCAGATTGCTTGTGGGGATAGCCATTGTTTGGCAGTGTCCATGGAAGGCGAGGTGCATAG CTGGGGACGAAATCAAAATGGTCAGCTAGGTCTAGGCACCATGGAGGATTCTCTTGTGCCCCAAAAAGTTCAAGCTTTCCAG GGAATAGCTGTCAAAATGGTTGCTGCTGGTGCTGAACATACAGGTGCTATTACAGAAGATGGTGAACTTTATGGTTGGGGATGGGGACGATATGGGAATTTGGGATTAGGTGACCGGAATGATCGCTTAGTACCTGAAAAAGTTGCAACAGTCGAT GATGATAAGATGGTTCTCATTGCATGTGGATGGCGGCATACAATATCCGTGTCCTCCTCTGGTGGTTTATACACTTATGGATGGAGCAAATATGGTCAACTAGGGCATGGGGATTTTGAAGACCACCTCATCCCTCATAAGCTTGATGCCTTGCGCACAGAAGTTATTTCCCAG ATATCAGGCGGTTGGAGACACACCATGGCAGTGACATCAACTGGAAAACTCTATGGCTGGGGATGGAATAAG TTCGGACAAGTTGGATGTGGTGACAATCTGGATCATTGCTCTCCGATGCCTGTTAATTTTCCACATGAGCAG AAAGTAGTTCAGATCTCATGTGGGTGGAGGCACACGCTTGCTGTCACTGATAAACAAAACATATTTTCGTGGGGAAGAGGTACTAATGGACAGCTGGGACACAGGGAATCAATAGACAG AAACACTCCAAAAATCATAGAGGCTTTAAGTGTGGATGGGTCGAACGGGCAACTGATAGAGTCCTCAAACATTGATCCATCAATAG GGAAAATTTCAGTCTCGCCATCTGATAGATATGCAGTTGTTCCAGATGAGAACAAG GCACATGGACAAACAATTCCTTCAGCAACGGGTATTACAACTGATGCAAGCGTCCCAGAAGGTGATGGGAAAAGGATCCGTTTATGA
- the LOC141697083 gene encoding uncharacterized protein LOC141697083, with protein sequence MVVVAAGTTTFAKEMAIRKRISNIFNKREDDFPSLREYNDYLEEVEDMIVNMVEGIDVPAIEARITQYQRENSEQIMNAQARKAEEYAAALAASRGQPVHSEVDATAGQSSQATSGAGGHYVPAVAGGTIAQPIPIGPGHEMLGYQFDDEEMMKLKAKNGGKAGGWSIELSKKRALEEAFGSIWI encoded by the exons atggtggtggtggcAGCTGGTACCACTACTTTCGCCAAGGAGATGGCCATCCGTAAACGCATTTCCAATAT ATTCAATAAACGAGAAGATGATTTTCCTTCGTTAAGAGAGTATAACGATTACTTGGAGGAGGTGGAGGACATGA TTGTAAACATGGTTGAAGGAATAGATGTTCCTGCCATTGAAGCTAGGATTACTCAATACCAGAGAGAAAATTCCGAACAAATAATGAATGCCCAAGCTCGCAAG GCAGAAGAATATGCAGCAGCATTGGCAGCAAGCAGAGGGCAGCCTGTTCATAGCGAAGTAGATGCG ACTGCTGGTCAGAGCTCTCAAGCTACAAGTGGTGCGGGTGGGCATTATGTTCCTGCAGTTGCTGGCGGTACCATAGCACAGCCAATCCCAATTGGACCGGGACATGAGATGCTGGGTTATCAGTTTGACGATGAAGAAATGATGAAACTTAAAGCAAAAAATGGTGGAAAAGCTGGAGGGTGGAgcatagaattaagcaagaaaaggGCACTTGAAGAAGCCTTTGGAAGCATTTGGATTTGA